A single region of the Salicibibacter cibi genome encodes:
- a CDS encoding methyl-accepting chemotaxis protein, producing the protein MGRKHFRFGIRRKLILGVTGISFITYGVSAIFIFFLSDFFMAQFGISEDGMILAVLLLGLIWSAVFAFLLAPVITKPIARVTHATRVTADGNIQTEIPVTKSDDELRELALAFNKMNQNLRTIVQEIDQHSTHTHTQADELSSSSQEAASRSEEITDTVGEIASGAENTAQAIQSIAESMEDMTKIADNVHDRATSSKEASTEMVTILKKSRENTLSLWDGINEIENRSEQSLEAMGKLEEGARKVEEIINLVGDIADQTNLLALNASIEAARAGEHGRGFAVVANEVRKLADESSDAVQNITSLIKNIQTDVSRVAKEIQTQVDVSGSEASKGKNTKHVIDQLVSSCTDVAKTVDTITRLVGQQRETIQQTSHQSQEVAAIAEETSAGAQQVTATSESQSTMITAGAEAASTLTKQADDLRKTIAKFSA; encoded by the coding sequence ATGGGCAGAAAACATTTTCGTTTTGGAATTCGCAGAAAATTAATTTTGGGTGTGACCGGGATATCATTTATTACATATGGTGTAAGTGCGATTTTTATTTTTTTTCTATCTGATTTCTTCATGGCTCAATTTGGCATTTCCGAAGATGGAATGATATTAGCTGTTCTTCTGCTTGGGTTGATTTGGAGTGCGGTATTTGCTTTTCTGCTCGCGCCGGTCATTACAAAACCGATCGCCCGAGTGACGCATGCTACGAGGGTGACAGCTGACGGAAACATTCAAACAGAAATTCCCGTAACTAAGTCCGACGATGAACTGCGGGAACTTGCCCTTGCTTTTAATAAAATGAACCAAAACCTTCGGACGATCGTTCAAGAGATCGATCAACATTCAACACATACCCACACACAAGCAGATGAGCTATCATCGTCGTCGCAAGAAGCTGCGAGTCGTTCGGAAGAGATCACTGACACCGTGGGTGAGATAGCAAGTGGAGCTGAGAATACGGCACAAGCAATCCAGTCCATCGCCGAATCGATGGAAGATATGACGAAAATCGCGGATAATGTTCACGATCGAGCGACTTCTTCAAAAGAAGCATCGACGGAAATGGTGACAATACTAAAGAAAAGCCGTGAGAATACACTTTCTCTTTGGGATGGCATCAATGAAATTGAAAACAGAAGCGAGCAATCATTGGAAGCGATGGGAAAACTTGAAGAAGGGGCACGGAAAGTCGAGGAAATTATAAATCTGGTCGGGGACATTGCAGACCAGACGAATTTACTTGCCTTGAATGCTTCCATTGAGGCGGCAAGGGCCGGAGAACATGGCAGAGGGTTCGCCGTGGTTGCTAATGAAGTCAGAAAACTCGCGGATGAAAGTTCGGACGCTGTTCAAAACATAACATCGCTGATTAAAAACATTCAAACTGATGTAAGCCGGGTCGCGAAAGAGATTCAAACACAAGTGGATGTATCGGGGAGCGAAGCTTCTAAAGGAAAAAACACAAAACATGTGATTGATCAGCTCGTATCTTCCTGTACCGATGTCGCAAAAACCGTTGATACGATCACCCGACTCGTCGGACAGCAAAGAGAAACGATTCAACAGACGTCCCATCAGTCACAGGAAGTGGCGGCGATTGCAGAGGAAACATCCGCAGGTGCCCAACAAGTGACGGCAACAAGTGAATCGCAAAGCACGATGATTACCGCAGGGGCAGAAGCGGCATCCACGTTAACGAAGCAAGCAGATGATTTGCGAAAGACCATTGCCAAATTCTCGGCTTAA
- a CDS encoding DNA-3-methyladenine glycosylase family protein has protein sequence MHWEDHNETLRILAPKAFSFKENLGYLARSADECMFDIIDGKIHRALALQNKTVLVEISAENDRILEIRFSSETTPQNKKDREEAAHYIWEWFDMDTNLEPFYQLAKDDPLLYAPTAQFYGLRNVGLPDLFEAIAWGILGQQINLSFAYTLKRRFVEAFGEKVNNDWLFPRPENIAQLEVEDLARLKMTKKKAEYLINVAQLITNSELSKEKLLEADFNTAERMLVSIRGIGPWTANYVLMRCLRYPSAFPIDDVGLQNAIKLMLGYDEKPTKAEIRQYAENWKGWETYATFYLWRILY, from the coding sequence ATGCACTGGGAAGATCACAACGAAACTTTGCGAATTCTTGCACCGAAAGCATTTAGTTTCAAAGAAAACCTCGGCTATCTGGCACGATCAGCCGATGAATGTATGTTTGACATCATCGATGGAAAGATTCACCGGGCATTGGCGTTGCAAAATAAAACCGTCCTCGTTGAGATCAGCGCGGAGAACGACCGGATACTCGAGATCCGCTTCTCGTCGGAGACCACTCCACAAAACAAAAAAGACCGAGAAGAAGCTGCCCATTATATATGGGAATGGTTCGATATGGACACAAACCTAGAGCCGTTTTATCAGCTCGCGAAAGACGATCCGTTATTGTATGCACCTACGGCCCAATTTTATGGGTTAAGAAACGTTGGACTTCCCGATTTATTCGAAGCCATCGCGTGGGGAATTTTAGGGCAGCAAATCAACCTTTCTTTCGCCTATACGCTAAAACGCCGTTTTGTAGAAGCATTCGGGGAGAAAGTGAATAATGATTGGCTTTTCCCTCGTCCGGAAAACATCGCACAACTTGAGGTCGAAGATTTGGCACGTTTAAAAATGACAAAGAAAAAAGCCGAATACCTTATCAACGTAGCCCAACTCATCACCAACAGTGAGTTATCAAAGGAAAAATTGCTTGAAGCAGACTTTAACACAGCTGAAAGGATGCTCGTGAGCATTCGCGGCATTGGCCCCTGGACAGCCAATTACGTGCTCATGCGCTGTTTACGTTACCCATCCGCTTTTCCCATCGACGATGTCGGGTTGCAAAACGCTATCAAACTTATGCTCGGATACGACGAGAAACCCACCAAAGCAGAAATCCGTCAATACGCCGAAAATTGGAAAGGCTGGGAAACGTACGCAACCTTTTACTTATGGCGAATCCTTTATTAA
- a CDS encoding SPL family radical SAM protein: MQSELLYKYPKTILNKGTGFLSGYTHSLNPYTGCAYGCSFCYVRQMPVSTFREGEWGRWVDVKKGAADLLQKELTRAKKKGKVTIFMSSSTDPYQPVEHEERITRSLLEVMAEDPPDFLFVQTRSPMARRDIDLFLRLKNKIRVSMTIETDREEIRKHFTPDAPAIRGRLKTLQLLKEAGVPAQATIAPLLPSSRSFPDLLREYVARVCIDDFFMGDGSGGRRTENLGIREKYEELGLEKWYDPVAYQKLMRRFQRVFPDEQIYVNRDGFMP; this comes from the coding sequence ATGCAAAGCGAACTGCTTTATAAATACCCAAAGACAATCCTCAATAAAGGGACCGGATTTTTGTCCGGGTACACCCATTCGTTAAACCCTTATACGGGCTGTGCCTACGGCTGTTCTTTTTGCTACGTTCGGCAGATGCCTGTTTCCACATTCCGTGAAGGGGAGTGGGGCAGGTGGGTCGATGTAAAAAAAGGGGCGGCGGACCTTTTGCAAAAAGAACTGACGCGTGCCAAGAAAAAGGGCAAAGTTACCATCTTTATGTCCTCCAGTACCGATCCTTATCAACCGGTCGAGCATGAAGAACGCATTACACGATCGCTTCTTGAGGTAATGGCCGAAGATCCGCCGGATTTTCTGTTTGTCCAGACGAGAAGTCCAATGGCGCGCAGGGATATTGATTTATTTTTACGGCTGAAAAATAAAATACGCGTCAGCATGACGATTGAAACAGACCGCGAAGAGATTCGCAAGCACTTTACACCCGATGCGCCGGCGATTCGCGGCCGTTTAAAAACATTGCAATTGCTGAAGGAAGCGGGTGTGCCGGCCCAGGCGACCATTGCGCCGCTTTTGCCAAGCAGTCGGTCGTTCCCGGATCTATTGCGGGAATATGTGGCCCGCGTTTGCATTGATGATTTTTTTATGGGTGACGGCAGCGGAGGACGACGTACCGAAAACTTGGGCATTCGGGAAAAATATGAAGAACTGGGCTTGGAAAAATGGTACGACCCGGTCGCCTATCAAAAACTAATGAGAAGGTTTCAGCGTGTTTTTCCTGACGAGCAGATCTATGTCAACCGGGATGGGTTTATGCCATAA
- a CDS encoding nuclease-related domain-containing protein: MIVREREPSYELKILRLLNPRMTLPDKQYYLNLEKGFEGERQLDVWLEDLTNDCLIVNDLLLKHKQQLFQIDTLLIFSNKIYLFNGKYYEGDYYTDQDTWYIMPGKEINDPLLQLKRSDYLLRQLLQRLKLNFLPVEPLLIFNNPAFMLYNAPSNLPAVFSPQLQRYMKKLNNEPSKINRKHEHLAEKLVSLHEKESPHTELPDYDFDRLAKGVVCVECGAMMVHRGKSFGCERCGYVEKVKSGIIRSAEDYKVLFPDSKITTPVIREWCALRGDKKMVIKALGERFKLVRNGRHSYYTD; the protein is encoded by the coding sequence ATGATAGTAAGAGAACGTGAACCGTCTTACGAATTAAAAATTTTGCGATTATTGAATCCACGCATGACTTTGCCGGATAAACAGTATTATTTAAATCTGGAAAAGGGATTTGAAGGCGAACGGCAACTGGATGTTTGGCTGGAAGACTTAACGAATGATTGCCTAATCGTCAATGACTTATTACTCAAGCATAAACAACAGCTTTTCCAAATCGACACACTGCTTATTTTTTCTAACAAGATCTATCTTTTTAATGGGAAATATTATGAAGGTGATTATTATACGGACCAAGACACGTGGTATATAATGCCTGGCAAAGAAATCAACGATCCGTTGCTGCAGTTAAAACGAAGCGACTATCTTCTCCGCCAATTGCTTCAACGCCTCAAACTGAACTTTCTCCCGGTTGAACCCCTCCTTATTTTTAACAACCCTGCATTTATGCTCTACAATGCCCCCTCCAATCTACCGGCTGTTTTTTCACCCCAACTTCAACGCTATATGAAAAAATTGAACAACGAACCATCAAAGATCAACCGCAAACACGAGCATCTAGCTGAAAAGTTAGTGTCCCTACATGAAAAGGAGTCCCCGCATACCGAGCTTCCGGATTATGACTTTGATCGATTGGCGAAAGGAGTGGTATGTGTTGAGTGTGGCGCGATGATGGTTCATAGAGGGAAAAGTTTTGGTTGCGAACGTTGCGGCTACGTCGAAAAGGTTAAATCCGGGATTATTCGGAGTGCAGAAGATTACAAAGTCCTTTTTCCGGATAGCAAAATAACCACGCCTGTCATCCGTGAATGGTGCGCCCTCCGTGGTGATAAGAAAATGGTAATAAAAGCCCTCGGCGAGCGTTTCAAACTCGTCAGAAATGGGCGGCATTCATACTATACGGATTGA
- a CDS encoding sugar kinase, translated as METEVITLGETMVVLEATDTGPMKYANYFQKRFGGAESNFAIGMTKLGHAVTWVSKIGEDELGEYLLHAIRGEGVDTSFVTTDAEAPTGLYFKEKRRPNQNHVHYYRAGSAASKLSPDDLHEAVFSEGKILHITGITPFLSETCDETVERAIDRAHEHGLMVSFDPNLRFKIMQWYGEEQAKERIRSLAAKSDLFLPGLDEAEWMYGTRDEQTIAARAWKDGAKDIVIKNGASHSYYADRYRKEGSVSSYKVEEVVDPIGAGDGFAAGVIAGLLEGESLEEAVRLGSAVGALVVSSPGTLKDCRRARK; from the coding sequence ATGGAGACGGAAGTCATTACGCTCGGAGAAACCATGGTTGTATTGGAAGCGACCGATACAGGGCCGATGAAATATGCGAATTATTTTCAAAAACGCTTCGGCGGAGCGGAGTCTAATTTCGCGATCGGGATGACGAAATTGGGACACGCTGTGACTTGGGTCAGTAAAATCGGCGAAGACGAACTTGGCGAATACTTACTGCACGCCATCCGCGGCGAAGGAGTAGACACTTCCTTTGTGACGACCGATGCGGAAGCGCCGACAGGGTTGTATTTTAAAGAAAAAAGACGGCCGAATCAAAACCACGTTCATTATTATCGCGCAGGTTCAGCGGCGAGCAAATTATCGCCGGACGATCTTCACGAAGCTGTGTTTTCGGAAGGAAAGATCCTACATATCACCGGTATTACGCCGTTCCTGAGTGAGACATGCGACGAAACGGTGGAGCGCGCCATTGATCGTGCACATGAACACGGACTGATGGTTTCTTTTGACCCGAATTTGCGTTTTAAAATCATGCAATGGTATGGAGAGGAGCAAGCAAAAGAACGAATCCGGTCACTCGCGGCCAAATCCGACCTCTTTTTACCCGGTCTAGATGAAGCGGAATGGATGTACGGCACCCGCGATGAGCAAACAATCGCAGCACGGGCGTGGAAAGACGGGGCTAAAGACATCGTTATCAAAAACGGCGCCAGCCACTCATACTATGCTGACCGATATCGAAAAGAAGGGAGCGTTTCCAGCTACAAGGTGGAGGAAGTGGTTGATCCGATCGGTGCCGGCGACGGTTTTGCCGCAGGGGTGATCGCCGGTTTGCTGGAAGGCGAATCCCTTGAAGAAGCGGTTCGATTGGGATCAGCCGTCGGCGCGCTCGTCGTCAGTTCCCCGGGGACATTGAAGGATTGCCGACGCGCGCGGAAGTAG
- a CDS encoding cyclodeaminase yields the protein MDIHKEETIRRHVSLSKDALSKIENAFRRLHEGGVSQPPVIHVNIPEHNGEADIKTAYIPGFDTFAIKVSAGFFENPQKGLPSLGGLMLAMDSETGIPKALLQDNGYLTDVRTALAGAIAADQLAVQDISSVGVIGTGLQARLQVEALQLVRSFHEVHVYGRTAENVKKYQKEMEEKHGLTVRLAENPEEVVRGNDLVVTTTPAKEPLIKPEWLHDGLHITAMGSDAEQKQELDPAIFSKADLVVGDLTSQVFAIGELQHAKTIIKEDDVTELGKILSGDATGRTKDQQVTVADLTGTGVQDTAIANYALAQLKDA from the coding sequence TTGGATATCCATAAAGAAGAAACAATCCGCCGGCATGTATCACTTTCCAAAGACGCGTTATCGAAAATTGAAAACGCTTTTCGGCGTCTTCACGAAGGAGGCGTCTCGCAACCGCCCGTTATCCATGTCAACATCCCGGAACACAACGGAGAAGCCGATATCAAAACCGCCTATATTCCCGGTTTTGATACATTCGCGATTAAAGTGTCCGCCGGTTTTTTTGAAAATCCGCAAAAAGGACTGCCCAGCCTCGGCGGCCTCATGCTAGCCATGGATTCGGAAACTGGGATCCCGAAGGCGTTGCTTCAAGATAACGGCTACTTGACTGATGTACGAACTGCACTCGCCGGAGCCATAGCCGCAGATCAACTTGCCGTACAGGATATTTCAAGCGTTGGCGTGATCGGCACGGGGCTGCAGGCACGGTTGCAAGTCGAAGCGTTGCAACTCGTTCGTTCTTTTCATGAAGTACACGTCTATGGACGCACAGCCGAAAATGTAAAAAAATACCAAAAGGAAATGGAAGAAAAGCACGGCCTTACGGTTCGATTGGCAGAAAACCCCGAAGAAGTCGTGCGCGGCAATGACCTTGTGGTCACGACGACGCCTGCCAAAGAACCGTTAATAAAACCGGAATGGCTTCACGATGGCTTGCATATCACCGCCATGGGATCCGACGCTGAACAAAAGCAAGAATTGGACCCGGCGATTTTTTCAAAAGCGGATCTCGTAGTCGGCGATCTTACCTCACAAGTGTTTGCAATCGGAGAGCTTCAACATGCGAAAACCATCATAAAAGAAGACGATGTGACGGAGCTCGGAAAAATCTTAAGCGGTGATGCGACCGGTCGCACGAAAGATCAACAAGTGACCGTGGCGGATTTAACCGGCACAGGCGTGCAAGACACAGCTATTGCCAACTATGCTTTGGCACAGCTGAAAGATGCTTAA
- a CDS encoding YihY/virulence factor BrkB family protein — protein sequence MRVRTFSIQKPKAFIMMLVKKFMNDETTGLAAQLAYYFLLSLFPLLLFILTLLPYFSLPVSQVVDFIQTYAPGETGELIANNVSSLLSDTRGGLLSVGLIGTLWTASGGINAFIRATNRAYEVEETRSFLTVRLLSMTLTFSMVFVVAITLFLPVFGQAMMDFIQSFIPLADHMALLYQVLRWVVAIGIMVFVLMVLYLAAPNAAFKLREVFWGALFATVVWQLISVGFSYYVSNFGNYEATYGAIGGIIVLMIWFYLTGIILIVGGQLNAVLYKWKQS from the coding sequence ATGAGGGTTCGCACATTTTCTATCCAAAAACCGAAAGCATTCATAATGATGCTTGTGAAAAAATTTATGAACGATGAGACGACGGGGCTTGCCGCGCAATTGGCGTATTATTTTTTATTGTCGTTGTTTCCGTTGTTATTATTTATCCTGACATTGCTTCCTTACTTTTCATTGCCGGTGAGTCAGGTGGTTGATTTTATTCAGACGTATGCTCCCGGGGAAACCGGGGAACTCATTGCCAATAATGTTTCCTCCCTTTTAAGCGATACGAGAGGCGGGTTGCTTTCCGTCGGTCTTATCGGTACGCTTTGGACGGCATCCGGAGGCATTAATGCCTTTATTCGCGCGACGAATCGTGCCTATGAAGTCGAAGAAACGAGGTCTTTTCTGACCGTGAGGCTTTTGTCGATGACCTTAACCTTTTCCATGGTTTTTGTTGTCGCTATTACTTTGTTTTTGCCCGTATTTGGACAGGCAATGATGGATTTCATTCAGTCATTCATTCCTCTTGCCGATCACATGGCATTGCTCTACCAAGTTTTAAGGTGGGTTGTCGCTATCGGCATTATGGTATTCGTCCTTATGGTGTTGTATCTTGCTGCACCTAATGCCGCTTTTAAGCTGCGAGAAGTATTTTGGGGTGCATTGTTTGCAACCGTCGTCTGGCAGTTAATTTCCGTTGGTTTTTCTTATTACGTTTCCAACTTCGGGAATTATGAAGCGACGTATGGCGCGATCGGAGGCATCATCGTGCTCATGATCTGGTTTTATTTAACGGGCATCATTCTCATTGTCGGCGGCCAACTCAATGCGGTGCTCTATAAGTGGAAACAATCGTAA
- the kynU gene encoding kynureninase — protein sequence MDKSYAKAQEYDQCDALSGFRDEFYIDNEKIYFDGNSLGILSKRAEKTALDALESWKQYGIDGWTEGEEPWFYLSERLGAKTAPLIGARADEVVATGSTTVNLHQLVSTFYQPKGSKTKILADELAFPTDIYALQSQLKLKGYDPEEHLVFVNSRNGTTLHEEDMIEKMTEDVALIVLPSVLYRSGQILSMQRLTEAAHDRNIAIGFDLCHSIGVFPHHLHDWGVDFAVWCNYKYLNAGPGAVGGLFVHQKHMAQTPGLTGWFGSRKDKQFDMEHAMTPADDAGAYQLGTPHILSAAPLIGSLELFKEAGLEQLRKKSLALTRYMMELTESKLEGMGFSIANPRADEQRGGHVYLEHREAARICKALKAEGIIPDFRAPKGIRLAPVPFYNTFTEVWRVIDRLQMIMEKETFKKYENKRGVVA from the coding sequence ATGGATAAATCCTATGCAAAAGCGCAGGAATACGATCAATGCGATGCGTTGAGCGGATTCCGTGATGAATTTTATATTGATAATGAAAAAATTTATTTTGACGGAAATTCATTGGGTATATTATCCAAGCGAGCGGAGAAAACAGCGCTGGATGCATTGGAAAGTTGGAAACAATATGGAATTGACGGATGGACCGAAGGGGAAGAGCCTTGGTTTTATTTATCGGAAAGGTTGGGAGCGAAAACAGCTCCGCTCATTGGAGCCCGGGCGGACGAAGTGGTTGCCACTGGTTCTACGACGGTGAATCTTCACCAACTCGTTTCCACGTTTTATCAGCCGAAAGGGTCGAAAACGAAAATTTTAGCGGACGAATTAGCGTTTCCCACTGATATTTATGCGTTGCAAAGCCAGTTAAAGCTCAAAGGGTACGATCCGGAGGAACACCTTGTCTTCGTGAATAGCCGGAACGGGACAACGTTACACGAGGAAGATATGATTGAAAAGATGACCGAGGACGTTGCGTTGATTGTTTTGCCATCGGTTTTATACCGAAGCGGGCAGATTCTATCGATGCAACGTCTGACCGAAGCAGCCCACGATCGAAACATCGCGATTGGATTTGACTTGTGCCACTCGATCGGTGTATTCCCCCATCATTTACATGATTGGGGCGTCGATTTCGCTGTATGGTGCAATTATAAATATTTGAATGCCGGTCCGGGCGCAGTAGGAGGATTGTTTGTCCATCAGAAGCACATGGCTCAAACGCCCGGTTTGACCGGTTGGTTCGGTTCGCGAAAAGACAAACAATTTGATATGGAACATGCCATGACACCAGCGGATGATGCCGGAGCATACCAATTGGGAACGCCGCATATATTGAGTGCCGCCCCATTAATCGGTTCATTGGAATTGTTTAAGGAAGCGGGACTGGAACAACTGCGAAAAAAATCCCTTGCGCTCACTCGCTACATGATGGAATTGACGGAAAGCAAACTGGAAGGAATGGGGTTTTCGATTGCCAATCCTCGGGCAGATGAACAGCGCGGCGGGCATGTGTATCTTGAACATCGTGAGGCGGCACGGATTTGCAAAGCATTAAAGGCAGAAGGGATTATTCCGGATTTTCGTGCTCCCAAAGGCATCCGCTTGGCCCCCGTTCCGTTTTATAATACGTTTACGGAGGTTTGGCGCGTGATCGATCGCTTACAAATGATCATGGAAAAGGAAACGTTCAAGAAGTATGAAAATAAACGAGGGGTGGTGGCATAA
- the kynB gene encoding arylformamidase, whose product MGNEATWIDISQPLDQKIATWPNDTPFSYERAVTKEMSGSVNIGKIAMSLHTGTHVDAPFHFDNEGSGILDLDINVFIGKARLIDVTHCTKRIDAQAFAAADTDALPPRVLLRTSLPNDRERFPERIPAIDATIVPFLKEKGVRLIGVDVPSVDPLDSKALPAHHAFSDHGIHILENVMLDGLAPGDYEFVALPLPLADADGSPVRAAIRPLYGKEEHDVGKES is encoded by the coding sequence TTGGGTAATGAAGCAACGTGGATTGATATCTCCCAACCATTGGATCAGAAAATTGCCACTTGGCCGAACGACACTCCGTTTTCTTATGAACGAGCGGTAACGAAAGAGATGAGTGGATCGGTGAATATCGGGAAAATAGCGATGAGTTTACATACCGGCACGCATGTCGATGCTCCGTTTCATTTTGATAACGAAGGCAGCGGCATCCTTGACTTGGATATCAATGTGTTCATAGGCAAGGCTCGCTTAATTGATGTCACGCATTGCACAAAACGTATTGACGCACAAGCATTTGCAGCGGCGGATACAGATGCGCTCCCTCCGCGTGTACTATTGCGAACGTCGCTCCCGAATGATCGGGAACGGTTTCCGGAGCGTATTCCAGCTATCGATGCAACCATTGTCCCTTTTTTAAAAGAAAAAGGTGTTCGTTTAATCGGCGTAGACGTCCCCTCGGTCGATCCGTTGGACAGCAAAGCATTGCCGGCTCATCACGCGTTTTCTGATCATGGGATTCACATTTTGGAAAATGTGATGCTCGATGGGTTAGCCCCCGGAGACTATGAATTCGTCGCTTTGCCATTGCCTTTGGCAGATGCAGATGGGAGCCCGGTGCGGGCGGCAATAAGACCATTATATGGGAAGGAAGAGCATGATGTCGGAAAAGAATCGTAA
- the kynA gene encoding tryptophan 2,3-dioxygenase: MSEKNRNGDIHLDFRERMTYGDYLDLERLLSSQHRLSGHHDEMLFILIHQVQELWMKLILHELHASIEAIKNEELSASFKMLARVSSIESQMVRAWDVLSTLTPSEYMEFREHLGKASGFQSYQYRMIEFALGYKTRHVLEIYEKDPALHQQLNEALHKPGLYDVSIQALAKAGFDINPAILNRDMSETYEADPSVEKAWLDVYRDVENYWRLYELAEKLVDVEDQLQQWRFRHMKTVERIIGNKTGTGGSSGVGYLKHVLNHQFFPELWNVRTKI; encoded by the coding sequence ATGTCGGAAAAGAATCGTAATGGCGATATTCACCTTGATTTTCGGGAGCGGATGACTTACGGCGATTATTTAGATCTCGAACGGCTCTTATCGAGCCAACATCGATTATCGGGACATCATGATGAAATGTTGTTTATTTTGATTCACCAAGTCCAAGAACTTTGGATGAAATTAATCTTGCATGAGCTTCATGCTTCCATAGAGGCAATTAAAAATGAAGAACTATCGGCAAGCTTTAAAATGTTGGCTCGTGTATCATCCATCGAATCCCAAATGGTACGGGCTTGGGATGTTCTTTCCACATTAACCCCTTCGGAATATATGGAATTCCGTGAGCATCTCGGAAAGGCTTCCGGTTTTCAGTCGTACCAGTACCGAATGATCGAGTTTGCCCTCGGATACAAGACCCGCCATGTGCTGGAGATTTATGAAAAAGACCCCGCTTTACATCAGCAATTAAACGAAGCACTGCACAAACCGGGATTGTATGATGTATCGATTCAAGCATTGGCAAAAGCAGGATTTGACATCAATCCGGCCATATTAAACCGGGATATGTCTGAAACGTATGAGGCTGATCCATCCGTGGAAAAAGCTTGGCTTGACGTTTATCGTGACGTAGAGAATTATTGGCGTCTGTATGAATTGGCAGAAAAGTTAGTCGATGTGGAAGACCAATTGCAGCAATGGCGCTTTCGGCATATGAAAACGGTGGAGCGTATTATTGGAAATAAAACCGGCACAGGCGGATCTTCCGGGGTCGGTTATCTTAAACACGTGCTCAACCATCAATTTTTTCCCGAACTATGGAACGTGCGAACAAAGATTTGA